The proteins below are encoded in one region of Styela clava chromosome 4, kaStyClav1.hap1.2, whole genome shotgun sequence:
- the LOC120326521 gene encoding sodium/potassium-transporting ATPase subunit alpha-3-like isoform X4 — translation MADDNAQQRAADDGIQETTFAEQQPAKETDILVDKPPQKGKMANDKKTKKDKKGKKKDMNELKKELDMVEHSIPLEELISRLQTDPVKGLTEKQAAEFLARDGPNCLTPPKTTPEWIKFCKNLFGGFATLLWIGSILCFAAFTVESTQSSDPNKDNLYLGVVLAAVVIITGCFQYYQESKSSKIMESFKNMVPQQCLVIRDGKKMQILAENVVLGDLVEVKGGDRIPADIRIVSAHGMKVDNSSLTGESEPQSRSPECTNTNPLETRNIGFFSTNCVEGGATGIVVKRGDHTVMGRIASLASGITSGSTPIAREIEHFIHLVTGVAVFLGVSFFIISLILKYSPLEAVVFLIGIIVANVPEGLLATVTVCLTLTAKRMARKNCLVKNLEAVETLGSTSTICSDKTGTLTQNRMTVAHMWFDNGIVEADTTEDQSGASYDTKSETWVALSRIATLCNRASFLPNQDNIPVLKRDTAGDASESALLKCVELSLGDVEGRRLRNAKIAEIPFNSTNKYQVSIHETEDPNDNRYLLVMKGAPERILDRCSKIMHKGEVEEMNDEWRENFNSAYMELGGLGERVLGFCHEYLPTDQFPPGFKFDTDDVNFPLDNLTFVGLLSMIDPPRAAVPDAVGKCRSAGIKVIMVTGDHPITAKAIAKGVGIISEGNETVEDIAERLNISVDEVNPRDAKACVVHGSQLRDLSESEIDDILKYHTEIVFARTSPQQKLIIVEGCQRQGAIVAVTGDGVNDSPALKRADIGVAMGIAGSDVSKQAADMILLDDNFASIVTGVEEGRLIFDNLKKSIAYTLTSNIPEISPFLLFIVCNIPLPLGTITILCIDLGTDLLPAISLAYESAESDIMKRQPRDPIGDRLVNERLISMAYGQIGMLQALAGFVNYFIIMMMNGFFPSLLVGLRLRWDDKANNQLEDSYGQEWSYRQRKIIEFTCHTAFFTSIVVVQWADLLICKTRRLSIFQQGMRNKVLIAGLFEETLLATFLSYCPGMDVALRMYPLEWDWWIVPMPFSLIIFLYDEGRKYLIRRYPGGWVEGETYY, via the exons ATGGCTGACGATAACGCGCAACAGCGGGCCGCTGACGATGGAATTCAAGAG ACCACCTTTGCTGAACAGCAGCCTGCAAAGGAAACTGATATTTTAGTTGATAAACCACCTCAAAAAGGCAAAATGGCTAATGATAAAAAGACAAAGAAGGATAAGAAGGGAAAGAAGAAGGATATGAATGAATTGAAGAAGGAATTAGATATG GTAGAACACTCCATTCCACTGGAAGAACTTATCAGCAGACTCCAAACAGATCCTGTCAAGGGTCTCACGGAAAAACAGGCTGCTGAGTTTCTAGCAAGAGATGGACCTAATTGTCTTACTCCACCAAAAACAACTCCTGAATGGATTAAGTTTTGCAAAAATCTTTTTGGTGGTTTTGCAACTCTCCTCTGGATCGGTTCAATTTTATGTTTTGCTGCATTCACTGTGGAGTCGACACAATCTAGTGATCCGAATAAGGATAAT TTATATCTTGGTGTGGTGCTTGCAGCTGTCGTTATCATCACTGGCTGCTTTCAATACTATCAAGAATCAAAAAGTTCTAAAATTATGGAATCTTTCAAAAACATGGTGCCACAG CAATGTTTGGTTATTCGAGATGGCAAAAAGATGCAAATTCTGGCTGAAAATGTCGTGTTGGGTGACCTTGTTGAAGTAAAGGGCGGTGATAGAATTCCAGCCGATATTCGTATTGTCTCTGCCCATGGAATGAAG gTTGACAACTCTTCCCTTACTGGAGAATCTGAGCCTCAGAGCAGGTCACCAGAATGCACGAATACCAACCCTCTCGAAACAAGAAACATTGGCTTTTTCTCAACAAATTGTGTGGAAG GGGGAGCTACTGGAATTGTGGTGAAACGTGGAGATCATACAGTTATGGGACGTATTGCTTCTCTTGCTTCCGGAATCACTAGCGGTTCCACTCCTATTGCTCGCGAAATCGAGCACTTTATTCACTTAGTTACAG GAGTTGCCGTGTTTCTTGGAGTTTCCTTCTTCATTATTTCTCTCATCTTGAAATACTCTCCATTGGAGGCTGTTGTTTTCCTTATCGGAATTATTGTCGCCAATGTACCGGAAGGTCTTCTTGCCACTGTCACT GTATGCTTAACTTTGACTGCCAAACGTATGGCTCGCAAGAATTGCCTTGTAAAGAATTTGGAAGCTGTTGAAACTCTCGGATCAACTTCAACCATCTGCTCTGACAAAACTGGAACTCTCACTCAGAACAGAATGACAGTCGCCCATATGTGGTTTGACAATGGCATTGTGGAAGCTGACACAACTGAAGATCAATCTG GTGCTAGCTATGACACAAAGTCTGAAACATGGGTTGCCCTTTCTCGTATTGCTACTCTCTGCAATCGTGCTTCATTCCTTCCTAACCAGGATAACATCCCTGTTCTGAAGCGAGACACTGCAG GTGACGCTTCTGAATCTGCTCTGCTCAAATGTGTTGAACTCTCATTGGGTGATGTAGAAGGACGTAGATTGAGAAATGCTAAAATAGCTGAAATTCCATTCAACTCTACTAACAAATATCAA GTATCCATTCACGAGACCGAAGATCCAAATGACAACCGATATTTGTTGGTTATGAAAGGAGCACCTGAACGTATTTTGGACAGATGCAGTAAGATTATGCACAAGGGAGAAGTTGAAGAAATGAATGATGAATGGAGAGAAAATTTCAACAGTGCTTACATGGAATTGGGTGGACTAGGAGAACGTGTACTTG GTTTCTGCCATGAATATCTCCCAACTGACCAATTTCCACCAGGCTTCAAATTCGATACTGATGACGTCAACTTCCCTCTGGACAACTTGACATTTGTTGGACTCCTGTCTATGATCGATCCTCCTCGTGCCGCCGTACCTGATGCCGTTGGAAAATGTAGAAGTGCCGGAATCAAG GTTATCATGGTTACTGGTGATCACCCGATTACAGCAAAAGCTATCGCTAAAGGTGTCGGAATCATTTCGGAAGGCAACGAGACAGTCGAAGATATTGCCGAACGATTGAACATATCTGTAGATGAAGTCAACCCaag AGATGCCAAGGCTTGCGTTGTTCACGGATCTCAACTTCGTGATTTGAGCGAATCCGAAATTgacgatattttgaaataccaCACCGAAATTGTGTTTGCCCGTACCTCACCTCAGCAGAAACTTATCATCGTTGAAGGATGCCAAAGACAGGGAGCCATTGTTGCCGTGACTGGAGATGGTGTGAACGATTCTCCCGCTTTGAAACGAGCTGACATTGGTGTAGCTATGGGTATCGCTGGAAGTGACGTGTCAAAACAAGCCGCTGACATGATCTTGTTAGACGACAATTTTGCCTCCATCGTTACTGGTGTAGAAGAAG GTCGTTTGATTTTCGACAACTTGAAGAAGTCAATTGCATACACCCTGACATCAAACATTCCTGAGATTTCTCCTTTCCTCCTCTTTATCGTCTGCAACATCCCACTGCCCCTTGGAACCATTACCATTCTCTGCATTGATTTGGGAACCGATTTG TTGCCCGCCATCTCTCTTGCATACGAAAGCGCCGAAAGTGACATCATGAAACGTCAACCACGTGACCCCATCGGCGACAGACTTGTCAACGAGCGTCTTATTTCAATGGCTTACGGACAAATCG GAATGCTGCAAGCGTTGGCGGGTTTTGTCAACTATTTCATTATTATGATGATGAACGGATTCTTCCCAAGTCTGCTTGTCGGGCTGAGACTTCGCTGGGACGACAAAGCAAACAACCAACTTGAAGATTCCTACGGACAAGAATGG AGTTACCGCCAGCGCAAGATTATTGAATTTACTTGCCACACCGCTTTCTTCACATCCATCGTCGTTGTGCAATGGGCCGATCTTCTCATTTGCAAAACACGTCGTCTGTCTATCTTCCAACAAGGAATGAG aaACAAGGTCTTGATTGCCGGTCTTTTCGAAGAAACCCTCCTCGCCACCTTCCTGTCTTATTGCCCCGGTATGGATGTCGCTCTCCGTATGTACCCGCTTGAATGGGATTGGTGGATAGTACCCATGCCATTCTCTCTCATTATTTTCTTGTACGACGAAGGACGCAAATATCTAATTCGAAGATACCCAGGAG GTTGGGTCGAAGGCGAAACATACTATTAA
- the LOC120326521 gene encoding sodium/potassium-transporting ATPase subunit alpha-3-like isoform X5: MANDKKTKKDKKGKKKDMNELKKELDMVEHSIPLEELISRLQTDPVKGLTEKQAAEFLARDGPNCLTPPKTTPEWIKFCKNLFGGFATLLWIGSILCFAAFTVESTQSSDPNKDNLYLGVVLAAVVIITGCFQYYQESKSSKIMESFKNMVPQQCLVIRDGKKMQILAENVVLGDLVEVKGGDRIPADIRIVSAHGMKVDNSSLTGESEPQSRSPECTNTNPLETRNIGFFSTNCVEGGATGIVVKRGDHTVMGRIASLASGITSGSTPIAREIEHFIHLVTGVAVFLGVSFFIISLILKYSPLEAVVFLIGIIVANVPEGLLATVTVCLTLTAKRMARKNCLVKNLEAVETLGSTSTICSDKTGTLTQNRMTVAHMWFDNGIVEADTTEDQSGASYDTKSETWVALSRIATLCNRASFLPNQDNIPVLKRDTAGDASESALLKCVELSLGDVEGRRLRNAKIAEIPFNSTNKYQVSIHETEDPNDNRYLLVMKGAPERILDRCSKIMHKGEVEEMNDEWRENFNSAYMELGGLGERVLGFCHEYLPTDQFPPGFKFDTDDVNFPLDNLTFVGLLSMIDPPRAAVPDAVGKCRSAGIKVIMVTGDHPITAKAIAKGVGIISEGNETVEDIAERLNISVDEVNPRDAKACVVHGSQLRDLSESEIDDILKYHTEIVFARTSPQQKLIIVEGCQRQGAIVAVTGDGVNDSPALKRADIGVAMGIAGSDVSKQAADMILLDDNFASIVTGVEEGRLIFDNLKKSIAYTLTSNIPEISPFLLFIVCNIPLPLGTITILCIDLGTDLLPAISLAYESAESDIMKRQPRDPIGDRLVNERLISMAYGQIGMLQALAGFVNYFIIMMMNGFFPSLLVGLRLRWDDKANNQLEDSYGQEWSYRQRKIIEFTCHTAFFTSIVVVQWADLLICKTRRLSIFQQGMRNKVLIAGLFEETLLATFLSYCPGMDVALRMYPLEWDWWIVPMPFSLIIFLYDEGRKYLIRRYPGGWVEGETYY; encoded by the exons ATGGCTAATGATAAAAAGACAAAGAAGGATAAGAAGGGAAAGAAGAAGGATATGAATGAATTGAAGAAGGAATTAGATATG GTAGAACACTCCATTCCACTGGAAGAACTTATCAGCAGACTCCAAACAGATCCTGTCAAGGGTCTCACGGAAAAACAGGCTGCTGAGTTTCTAGCAAGAGATGGACCTAATTGTCTTACTCCACCAAAAACAACTCCTGAATGGATTAAGTTTTGCAAAAATCTTTTTGGTGGTTTTGCAACTCTCCTCTGGATCGGTTCAATTTTATGTTTTGCTGCATTCACTGTGGAGTCGACACAATCTAGTGATCCGAATAAGGATAAT TTATATCTTGGTGTGGTGCTTGCAGCTGTCGTTATCATCACTGGCTGCTTTCAATACTATCAAGAATCAAAAAGTTCTAAAATTATGGAATCTTTCAAAAACATGGTGCCACAG CAATGTTTGGTTATTCGAGATGGCAAAAAGATGCAAATTCTGGCTGAAAATGTCGTGTTGGGTGACCTTGTTGAAGTAAAGGGCGGTGATAGAATTCCAGCCGATATTCGTATTGTCTCTGCCCATGGAATGAAG gTTGACAACTCTTCCCTTACTGGAGAATCTGAGCCTCAGAGCAGGTCACCAGAATGCACGAATACCAACCCTCTCGAAACAAGAAACATTGGCTTTTTCTCAACAAATTGTGTGGAAG GGGGAGCTACTGGAATTGTGGTGAAACGTGGAGATCATACAGTTATGGGACGTATTGCTTCTCTTGCTTCCGGAATCACTAGCGGTTCCACTCCTATTGCTCGCGAAATCGAGCACTTTATTCACTTAGTTACAG GAGTTGCCGTGTTTCTTGGAGTTTCCTTCTTCATTATTTCTCTCATCTTGAAATACTCTCCATTGGAGGCTGTTGTTTTCCTTATCGGAATTATTGTCGCCAATGTACCGGAAGGTCTTCTTGCCACTGTCACT GTATGCTTAACTTTGACTGCCAAACGTATGGCTCGCAAGAATTGCCTTGTAAAGAATTTGGAAGCTGTTGAAACTCTCGGATCAACTTCAACCATCTGCTCTGACAAAACTGGAACTCTCACTCAGAACAGAATGACAGTCGCCCATATGTGGTTTGACAATGGCATTGTGGAAGCTGACACAACTGAAGATCAATCTG GTGCTAGCTATGACACAAAGTCTGAAACATGGGTTGCCCTTTCTCGTATTGCTACTCTCTGCAATCGTGCTTCATTCCTTCCTAACCAGGATAACATCCCTGTTCTGAAGCGAGACACTGCAG GTGACGCTTCTGAATCTGCTCTGCTCAAATGTGTTGAACTCTCATTGGGTGATGTAGAAGGACGTAGATTGAGAAATGCTAAAATAGCTGAAATTCCATTCAACTCTACTAACAAATATCAA GTATCCATTCACGAGACCGAAGATCCAAATGACAACCGATATTTGTTGGTTATGAAAGGAGCACCTGAACGTATTTTGGACAGATGCAGTAAGATTATGCACAAGGGAGAAGTTGAAGAAATGAATGATGAATGGAGAGAAAATTTCAACAGTGCTTACATGGAATTGGGTGGACTAGGAGAACGTGTACTTG GTTTCTGCCATGAATATCTCCCAACTGACCAATTTCCACCAGGCTTCAAATTCGATACTGATGACGTCAACTTCCCTCTGGACAACTTGACATTTGTTGGACTCCTGTCTATGATCGATCCTCCTCGTGCCGCCGTACCTGATGCCGTTGGAAAATGTAGAAGTGCCGGAATCAAG GTTATCATGGTTACTGGTGATCACCCGATTACAGCAAAAGCTATCGCTAAAGGTGTCGGAATCATTTCGGAAGGCAACGAGACAGTCGAAGATATTGCCGAACGATTGAACATATCTGTAGATGAAGTCAACCCaag AGATGCCAAGGCTTGCGTTGTTCACGGATCTCAACTTCGTGATTTGAGCGAATCCGAAATTgacgatattttgaaataccaCACCGAAATTGTGTTTGCCCGTACCTCACCTCAGCAGAAACTTATCATCGTTGAAGGATGCCAAAGACAGGGAGCCATTGTTGCCGTGACTGGAGATGGTGTGAACGATTCTCCCGCTTTGAAACGAGCTGACATTGGTGTAGCTATGGGTATCGCTGGAAGTGACGTGTCAAAACAAGCCGCTGACATGATCTTGTTAGACGACAATTTTGCCTCCATCGTTACTGGTGTAGAAGAAG GTCGTTTGATTTTCGACAACTTGAAGAAGTCAATTGCATACACCCTGACATCAAACATTCCTGAGATTTCTCCTTTCCTCCTCTTTATCGTCTGCAACATCCCACTGCCCCTTGGAACCATTACCATTCTCTGCATTGATTTGGGAACCGATTTG TTGCCCGCCATCTCTCTTGCATACGAAAGCGCCGAAAGTGACATCATGAAACGTCAACCACGTGACCCCATCGGCGACAGACTTGTCAACGAGCGTCTTATTTCAATGGCTTACGGACAAATCG GAATGCTGCAAGCGTTGGCGGGTTTTGTCAACTATTTCATTATTATGATGATGAACGGATTCTTCCCAAGTCTGCTTGTCGGGCTGAGACTTCGCTGGGACGACAAAGCAAACAACCAACTTGAAGATTCCTACGGACAAGAATGG AGTTACCGCCAGCGCAAGATTATTGAATTTACTTGCCACACCGCTTTCTTCACATCCATCGTCGTTGTGCAATGGGCCGATCTTCTCATTTGCAAAACACGTCGTCTGTCTATCTTCCAACAAGGAATGAG aaACAAGGTCTTGATTGCCGGTCTTTTCGAAGAAACCCTCCTCGCCACCTTCCTGTCTTATTGCCCCGGTATGGATGTCGCTCTCCGTATGTACCCGCTTGAATGGGATTGGTGGATAGTACCCATGCCATTCTCTCTCATTATTTTCTTGTACGACGAAGGACGCAAATATCTAATTCGAAGATACCCAGGAG GTTGGGTCGAAGGCGAAACATACTATTAA